Sequence from the Segatella copri genome:
AAAAAACAAATGAAAAAAGCCAAGCATTGTACCCCAAAAAGATTTTTGCTCAATGCTCTCTTAGTTTTCACCCCAAAATCCCTCTAAAACACCTATATGTCGCTGTTTTTATGGCAATATATGGCAGATAAAACCGAAGAACAGAGAATTGCCATACCCATAATGCATTCGTAATCAAAGAGATAACCTATCAATATGGCAATATGGCAATTCTTTGACGCAAAAAAATATGGCTCTTCGCAAATTTTGGTGCACATAGTGCTAAAGCTTAAGCGCAACCTTTTTCTCCAACAAGGTGATGGAGGCTCGTCCTGCCATAATTCGTTTTACTGTTTTTATCTTGCATACCGTTCCTTCAAGAATTCCATTGTTCCATTTGCTGGTAATGGAATTCTTGATGGCCTGGTAGTCGTCAAGCAAACCCATGGCAAACTTTTCTATTCCATCCACCCCACATCCAATGGCCATATTTATCCATTTGTATAGTCCCATTTTGTTCTCTCCACTCAATATCCCTTGAAATGTGGAGACAAAGTATTTCAAATCATACATGTTTTTTTGTTGCATGAAAATCTTGACAGATTCCGTCTTTGGTCTTGAATTAAAGTGTACAATTGCGTTCCAAAGATCATGCTCTTCCATTCGTATGCTTTCTTTTGATAGAAATTTCCTCATTCTTTCTTTGTACTCCCCATATTCATTTTTCCATTTCTCCCTCAGAATGGACAGCAACATTTTCATTGCATACTTTTTCCCCGAACCATGAACGCCCTTGACCACACCTGAGTATTCCAAAGTCTTTTTCTCTAAGATTCTATCTGATATGTACTTCACATTTTTATATACCCATAGTTGGCTAGGGTTGAGAAAACTCTCATAAGTTGCATCTAGCAGTTTCTTAATCTCGCAACTGCTATAGCCTGTTTTGTCATGGATATCCTTTATAGAGAGCTCTTGATTTACATGCATTTGAAGACACAACTTCCGCTTAGCCAATGTTTTAGCTTTTTCCACGTCTTTACTCATTGAGTCCAAAGATGCATAAATACCTTGTAGCACCCAGGATTGATCTAAGACTGGAGGTTTGGGACCAATTTCACTTTTGTCCAACAAACGTTTTCTTTCATGCAAGAAGCGGCTTTGGACTTGTGGGAAAAGTGCTTTCGTCAAATTTTCCATAATATGGAATTTGTCTGCGACAACAGTTGCTGCAGGAAGAGCCTTCTTTATAGCCTTGATGTAACACTTGCCCCTATCGCGAGTGATGGTGGACACATGATGATAGAGGCTCAGGACTTCAGCGACCTTTTCGGAGTCTCTAGAATCAATCAATTCCAACACTTGACCAGTGTCATGATTGACGATGGCACTACCATACGAATAGCCTTTCCTTTTAGCAAAATCGTCTATACCAATGTTGGTTGCCGTCCTATCTGAAGCTAGTTTTATATTCTTGAGATGATTGATACATGTGTTGGGGCAGCAATGTATTCCCATATCCGACAATATTCTGGAAGCTGAGACTGATGAC
This genomic interval carries:
- a CDS encoding ISL3 family transposase; this translates as METIANICKGTENLGNNQTDLKLNAFEVGENLVAFLIPHFANFVIINYTITEDEVALTLKSKSTCACCDRCHIETHHTRGWQKRKVTMPPLGGKRFTLILYMRKFHCKADGHFFTEQQPDWLNKYARFSIDCTRLMNQVHLQMSSVSASRILSDMGIHCCPNTCINHLKNIKLASDRTATNIGIDDFAKRKGYSYGSAIVNHDTGQVLELIDSRDSEKVAEVLSLYHHVSTITRDRGKCYIKAIKKALPAATVVADKFHIMENLTKALFPQVQSRFLHERKRLLDKSEIGPKPPVLDQSWVLQGIYASLDSMSKDVEKAKTLAKRKLCLQMHVNQELSIKDIHDKTGYSSCEIKKLLDATYESFLNPSQLWVYKNVKYISDRILEKKTLEYSGVVKGVHGSGKKYAMKMLLSILREKWKNEYGEYKERMRKFLSKESIRMEEHDLWNAIVHFNSRPKTESVKIFMQQKNMYDLKYFVSTFQGILSGENKMGLYKWINMAIGCGVDGIEKFAMGLLDDYQAIKNSITSKWNNGILEGTVCKIKTVKRIMAGRASITLLEKKVALKL